The proteins below are encoded in one region of Metabacillus dongyingensis:
- a CDS encoding sigma-54 interaction domain-containing protein codes for MTESTNWNENEQILHSLKDDILVTNLDGIILKVSEFTGKIYEVESDSLIGKSVYDLEAQGLFTPILTPIVLKEKKKITFVQTTNKGKKLLVTGIPVYNEDGELYRVVSYSHDITELADYKNFLITMEEEMERVKSELDLLRGKQLYDAGIIAKSDEMQKVISTSLQVSEVDVNVLILGESGVGKSLLAKFIHNKSDRKSGPFIEVNCGAIPDSLVEAELFGYEAGAFTGANRKGKIGLIELSDGGTLFLDEIGELPLAHQVKVLKVIQEKQFYRVGGTKPIHVDFRLISATNKDLQQAIQEKLFREDLYFRLNVVPITIPPLRQRTEDIVPLIHLLLKQFEEKYNKEKTLDEAVTHHLLHYDWKGNVRELINILERLVVISPSALITVDQLPEYIKDSVGPAPFPIDENQTLSEMMDAMEKQILLKARKKYKTTVRMAEALGISQPSIVRKMKKHEIL; via the coding sequence ATGACGGAATCAACAAACTGGAATGAAAATGAACAAATTCTTCACTCCCTGAAGGATGATATTCTTGTTACCAATTTAGATGGAATTATTTTAAAAGTCAGTGAGTTTACAGGAAAAATCTACGAGGTAGAATCTGATAGTTTAATTGGAAAATCAGTCTATGATCTTGAGGCGCAGGGGCTGTTCACCCCCATTTTGACTCCAATTGTTCTGAAAGAGAAGAAAAAAATTACGTTTGTTCAAACGACGAATAAAGGAAAAAAACTATTGGTTACAGGCATACCGGTCTACAATGAAGATGGTGAACTCTACAGGGTTGTCAGCTATTCACACGATATTACGGAACTTGCAGACTATAAAAATTTCCTCATCACAATGGAAGAAGAAATGGAACGGGTAAAAAGCGAGCTTGATCTTTTGCGGGGCAAACAGCTTTATGATGCCGGAATTATTGCAAAAAGTGATGAAATGCAGAAAGTTATCAGTACGTCCCTCCAAGTATCAGAAGTTGACGTAAACGTATTAATACTGGGTGAGTCGGGCGTTGGCAAATCCCTGCTTGCAAAATTTATACATAACAAAAGCGATCGAAAAAGCGGACCATTTATTGAAGTGAACTGCGGTGCGATACCGGATTCCCTAGTAGAAGCAGAGCTGTTTGGATATGAAGCCGGAGCCTTTACCGGAGCCAATCGGAAAGGCAAAATCGGCCTGATTGAACTTTCTGATGGCGGTACCCTTTTCTTAGATGAAATTGGCGAACTGCCTCTTGCCCATCAGGTAAAAGTATTGAAGGTCATTCAGGAAAAACAGTTTTACAGGGTCGGCGGAACAAAGCCGATTCACGTTGATTTCAGACTCATTTCTGCTACAAATAAAGATTTGCAGCAGGCCATCCAAGAAAAATTATTCAGGGAGGATCTGTACTTCAGATTAAACGTGGTGCCGATAACTATTCCCCCGCTCAGACAGCGGACAGAAGACATTGTGCCGCTTATTCATCTTCTTTTAAAACAATTTGAAGAAAAGTACAACAAGGAAAAGACGCTGGATGAAGCTGTTACACATCACCTATTACATTACGATTGGAAGGGCAATGTCCGTGAATTGATTAATATTCTGGAACGGCTGGTTGTTATTTCACCTTCTGCATTAATAACTGTTGACCAGCTGCCAGAATATATAAAAGATTCAGTTGGTCCTGCACCCTTCCCGATTGATGAAAATCAGACCTTATCAGAAATGATGGATGCAATGGAAAAGCAAATTCTTTTAAAAGCAAGGAAAAAATATAAAACCACAGTGCGCATGGCAGAGGCTCTTGGCATCAGTCAGCCTTCAATTGTTAGAAAAATGAAAAAACATGAGATCCTTTAA
- a CDS encoding assimilatory sulfite reductase (NADPH) flavoprotein subunit — translation MQLQVTNSPFSQEQAELLNRILPTLSETQKIWLTGYLTAAQSQSIQTAPGTQSSELTVQSSEAAVSKEVTILYGSQTGNAQALAENAGKTLSEQGLQVTISSMNDFKPNQLKKVKNLLIVVSTHGEGTPPDNALSFHEFLHGRRAPKLDGLSFSVLSLGDSSYEFFCQTGKDFDQKLEELGGTRIHPRTDCDLDYDDQAAEWLQGVLGSLMQDPGGSQESSVQTSSLQVTESVYSRTNPFRAEVLENLNLNGRGSNKETHHLELSLEGSGLSFEPGDSLGVYPENDPALVDLLIQEMNWDADKEITVNKQGDVLPLKKALISHYEITVLTKPLLEQAAKLSESAELQELTLPEQKEKSKAYIEGRDLLDLVRDFGPWNASAEEFVSILRKMPARLYSIASSLSANPDEVHLTIGAVRYETHGRERNGVCSILCAERLQPGETLPVYIQRNQNFKLPQNPDTPIIMVGPGTGIAPFRSFIQEREETGAEGKSWLFFGDQHFVTDFLYQTEWQKWLENEVLTRMDVAFSRDTNEKVYVQHRMLEQSKELFKWIQEGAVVYICGDEKNMAHDVHNTLIKIFENEGGMSREKAEEYLADMQQQKRYQRDVY, via the coding sequence TTGCAACTTCAGGTAACTAACAGTCCGTTCAGTCAGGAGCAGGCAGAGCTCCTTAACCGCATTCTGCCAACGCTGTCAGAAACACAGAAAATCTGGCTGACAGGGTATTTAACAGCAGCTCAGTCTCAGTCGATTCAGACAGCACCGGGGACTCAATCATCAGAATTGACTGTACAAAGCAGTGAGGCAGCCGTCTCTAAAGAAGTAACCATTTTATACGGATCACAAACAGGCAATGCTCAAGCACTTGCTGAGAATGCAGGCAAAACTCTTTCAGAGCAGGGTTTGCAAGTGACGATCTCGTCGATGAATGATTTTAAGCCGAATCAATTAAAGAAAGTAAAAAACCTTCTGATTGTCGTAAGTACACATGGAGAAGGCACTCCGCCGGATAATGCGCTCTCGTTTCACGAATTTCTGCACGGCAGACGCGCGCCTAAACTTGATGGCCTTAGCTTTTCCGTTCTGTCTCTTGGTGACAGCTCGTATGAGTTTTTCTGCCAGACAGGCAAGGACTTTGATCAGAAGCTTGAAGAACTTGGAGGCACACGGATTCATCCGCGAACAGACTGTGATCTTGATTATGATGATCAAGCAGCAGAATGGCTTCAGGGAGTTCTTGGCAGCTTAATGCAGGATCCGGGAGGAAGTCAGGAATCATCTGTACAGACATCATCTTTACAGGTAACTGAATCCGTTTATTCCAGAACAAACCCATTTCGTGCAGAAGTGCTTGAGAATCTTAATTTAAACGGACGCGGTTCAAATAAAGAAACACACCATCTTGAGCTGTCCCTTGAAGGATCTGGGCTCTCGTTCGAGCCGGGTGACAGCCTTGGCGTATACCCGGAAAATGATCCGGCACTAGTTGACTTGCTGATTCAGGAGATGAACTGGGATGCTGATAAAGAGATAACCGTAAATAAACAGGGGGATGTCCTTCCGCTTAAAAAAGCACTTATATCCCATTATGAAATCACGGTTTTAACAAAGCCTCTTCTTGAGCAGGCAGCTAAGCTTTCTGAAAGTGCGGAATTACAGGAGCTGACATTGCCTGAACAAAAAGAAAAATCTAAAGCATACATTGAAGGACGCGATTTGCTTGATTTGGTCAGAGATTTTGGACCATGGAATGCATCAGCAGAAGAATTCGTTTCGATTCTAAGAAAAATGCCTGCCCGTCTTTATTCAATTGCAAGCAGCTTATCAGCAAATCCTGATGAAGTCCATTTGACAATCGGAGCTGTTCGCTATGAAACACACGGGCGTGAGCGAAACGGCGTCTGCTCGATTTTATGTGCAGAGCGGCTTCAGCCAGGGGAGACCCTTCCGGTTTACATACAGCGGAACCAGAATTTTAAGCTCCCTCAAAATCCGGATACACCGATCATCATGGTTGGACCTGGGACTGGGATAGCGCCTTTCCGTTCTTTCATTCAGGAAAGAGAAGAAACAGGGGCAGAAGGAAAGTCTTGGCTGTTCTTCGGTGATCAGCATTTCGTAACGGACTTCCTTTACCAGACAGAATGGCAAAAATGGCTTGAAAACGAAGTGCTGACAAGAATGGATGTTGCGTTTTCCCGTGACACGAATGAAAAAGTTTATGTGCAGCACCGGATGCTTGAACAGAGCAAAGAATTGTTTAAATGGATCCAAGAGGGAGCGGTTGTTTACATCTGCGGCGATGAGAAAAACATGGCCCATGATGTTCATAACACTTTAATTAAGATTTTTGAAAATGAAGGCGGCATGAGCCGTGAAAAAGCAGAAGAGTATCTTGCAGATATGCAGCAGCAAAAACGCTATCAGCGTGATGTATACTGA
- a CDS encoding magnesium transporter CorA family protein, with protein MIKTYLYKNDTQEMIADIKMNEINHHLSHSDSLLWIDMYDVQNRELYEVAKIFDFHHLAIEDCLHDSPRAKMDNYEDYKFFVFHALRYNEESDNEITTLELNVFVGPNYVVTIHKHKLKWLGQMDAICSKHIKYMNKGADFLLYTLIDGITDEYFPILDRIGIRIDELEDEIYDEEIRGVTEEFLALKRTIILIRRVILPQRRIFINVDGKWKFDIREENVPFYTDLIDHLERIVDSTETFRDLVNSALDTYYSIINAKSSEKLNVLTLISTIMLPLTFVTGFFGMNVPLPYQDSPFATVIIFSFLILLTFGMWKYFKNKQLL; from the coding sequence ATGATTAAAACGTATCTCTATAAAAACGATACACAAGAAATGATCGCAGATATTAAAATGAATGAAATCAATCATCATTTAAGCCATTCAGACAGCTTACTATGGATTGATATGTATGATGTACAAAACCGCGAATTATATGAAGTCGCAAAAATATTTGATTTTCACCATCTGGCAATTGAAGATTGTCTCCATGACAGCCCCAGGGCTAAGATGGATAACTACGAGGATTATAAATTCTTTGTCTTTCACGCTCTCCGGTACAACGAGGAAAGCGATAATGAAATAACGACCCTTGAATTAAACGTTTTTGTCGGCCCTAATTATGTCGTAACGATTCATAAGCACAAATTAAAGTGGCTTGGACAAATGGACGCAATTTGCTCTAAACACATTAAATATATGAATAAAGGCGCTGACTTTCTTTTATATACGCTCATTGACGGTATAACAGATGAATATTTTCCCATCCTTGACCGTATAGGAATCCGGATTGATGAATTAGAAGATGAGATTTATGATGAAGAAATTCGCGGTGTAACCGAGGAATTTCTCGCCTTAAAACGAACCATCATCTTAATCCGAAGAGTCATACTCCCCCAGCGGAGAATCTTTATCAATGTTGATGGTAAATGGAAATTTGATATAAGAGAAGAAAATGTCCCTTTCTATACAGACTTAATTGACCATTTAGAACGGATTGTCGACTCTACTGAAACGTTCAGAGACTTAGTAAATAGTGCTCTTGATACCTACTACTCTATTATTAATGCGAAGTCCTCAGAAAAACTGAATGTCCTGACGCTGATTTCAACTATTATGCTTCCATTAACGTTTGTAACAGGCTTTTTCGGAATGAATGTTCCGCTTCCCTACCAGGACTCGCCTTTTGCGACAGTCATTATCTTTTCTTTTCTAATTCTATTAACATTTGGAATGTGGAAATATTTTAAAAATAAACAGCTTTTATAA
- a CDS encoding cation diffusion facilitator family transporter, with product MEQQKYADLKLGERGAIISILAYLCLSALKLMIGYTANSEALKADGLNNATDIVASIAVLIGLRLSQKPADKDHPYGHWKAETVASLVASFIMMAVGLQVLYGAVMSVFEGKQESPDLLSAWTGIFCAAIMYFVYRYNKKLGEKIKSQAVIAAAKDNLSDAWVSIGIAIGIIGSQFSLPWLDPLAAVVVGFLICKTAWDIFREASHHLTDGFDEQEIQAFKETTLSLYGVKGVKEIKARNYGNNTVVDIVILVNSNLDIRDAHDISTKVENILMNKHDVYNVHVHVEPN from the coding sequence ATGGAACAACAAAAATATGCGGATTTAAAACTGGGTGAGCGCGGCGCCATCATAAGCATCCTTGCATACCTGTGTTTATCTGCTTTAAAACTCATGATCGGATATACAGCAAATTCAGAAGCTTTAAAGGCTGATGGATTAAATAATGCGACCGATATCGTTGCGTCGATTGCAGTGTTAATAGGTTTAAGACTATCTCAAAAGCCAGCTGACAAGGATCATCCGTATGGGCATTGGAAAGCGGAAACGGTGGCTTCCCTAGTTGCATCTTTCATTATGATGGCAGTAGGGCTTCAAGTTCTTTATGGGGCAGTCATGTCAGTTTTTGAAGGGAAACAGGAATCGCCTGATTTACTTTCTGCATGGACAGGGATTTTCTGTGCTGCTATTATGTATTTCGTATATCGCTATAATAAAAAACTCGGCGAGAAAATCAAAAGCCAGGCAGTTATTGCCGCTGCAAAAGATAACCTTTCAGACGCATGGGTCAGCATTGGGATCGCAATCGGCATTATTGGATCCCAATTTTCACTTCCTTGGCTGGATCCTCTCGCTGCTGTCGTTGTGGGATTTCTGATTTGTAAAACAGCCTGGGATATTTTCAGAGAAGCCTCTCATCATTTAACAGACGGATTTGATGAGCAGGAAATTCAGGCGTTTAAAGAAACGACTCTCTCGCTGTATGGGGTAAAAGGCGTCAAAGAAATTAAAGCAAGAAACTATGGAAACAATACAGTCGTCGACATTGTCATCCTCGTCAATTCAAATTTGGATATTAGGGATGCGCATGATATTTCAACAAAAGTTGAAAACATTTTAATGAACAAGCATGATGTGTACAATGTACATGTTCATGTTGAACCGAATTGA
- a CDS encoding foldase protein PrsA, with protein sequence MKNVLKNRLTYAFLMTGILGVGLGWGITSTAEEEVASVNGEKISKDELYNLLMDQGGTQLVDYLITEKIIEQESDKKDINISNDAVEEEYQTVIASYGGEEAFIQQLETSGGTVEDVKKDLETNLKIEKLLEPEIKISEDEMKTYFDENKESFAEPEQVKASHILVEDEAAAKEVKEKLDGGADFSELAKEYSTDTSNSEKGGDLGYFAKGDMVTEFEDVAFAMKEGEISEPVKTEFGYHVIKFEDKKAAAEAVFDDKKEEIKETLFDQKMQTVYTTWLEEKKDEYDIKNTLES encoded by the coding sequence ATGAAGAATGTTTTAAAGAATAGGCTAACTTATGCTTTTCTGATGACTGGGATCTTAGGAGTGGGACTTGGATGGGGCATTACCTCCACTGCTGAAGAAGAAGTGGCAAGCGTAAATGGAGAAAAAATCAGCAAGGACGAGTTATACAATCTCCTGATGGACCAAGGCGGGACGCAGCTTGTCGATTACTTAATAACGGAAAAAATTATTGAACAGGAGTCAGATAAAAAAGACATAAACATCTCAAATGATGCTGTAGAAGAAGAATATCAGACGGTTATAGCGTCTTATGGGGGCGAAGAGGCCTTTATTCAGCAGCTTGAGACGAGTGGCGGCACCGTTGAAGATGTAAAAAAAGATCTGGAAACAAACTTGAAAATCGAAAAGCTTCTGGAGCCGGAAATTAAGATTTCAGAGGATGAAATGAAGACCTATTTTGATGAAAATAAAGAAAGTTTTGCAGAACCGGAACAAGTAAAAGCAAGTCATATTTTAGTAGAAGATGAGGCTGCAGCTAAAGAAGTGAAAGAGAAGCTTGACGGCGGAGCAGATTTTTCAGAGCTTGCGAAAGAATATTCAACAGACACTTCGAACAGTGAAAAAGGCGGTGACTTAGGTTACTTTGCAAAAGGCGATATGGTTACTGAATTTGAAGATGTGGCATTCGCTATGAAAGAAGGAGAAATCAGCGAGCCGGTTAAAACCGAGTTTGGCTATCACGTTATTAAATTTGAAGATAAAAAAGCAGCTGCAGAAGCAGTCTTTGATGACAAAAAAGAGGAAATTAAAGAAACATTGTTTGATCAAAAGATGCAAACGGTCTACACAACATGGCTTGAAGAGAAAAAAGATGAATATGATATTAAAAATACGCTTGAGAGTTGA
- the bioB gene encoding biotin synthase BioB, whose protein sequence is MDWLTLANEVVNGKELNEEEALSILNSDDDELLSLLQGAFTIRKHYYGKKVKLNMIINTKSGLCPENCGYCSQSSISTAPIEKYRMMDRESILAGAERAYNLKVGTYCIVASGRGPSEKELDTVVSAVKDIKEHYGLKVCACLGLLKPNQASRLKEAGVDRYNHNINTSKEHHESITTSHTYDNRVETIEAVKASGISPCSGVIIGMRETKKDVVNMAYSLKVLDADSIPVNFLHAIDGTPLEGTDDLDPRYCLKVLALFRFINPAKEIRISGGREVNLRSLQPLGLYAANSIFVGDYLTTKGQESTSDHEMLKDLGFEVEFDFEENEALTV, encoded by the coding sequence ATGGACTGGTTAACACTTGCAAACGAAGTAGTAAATGGAAAAGAATTAAATGAAGAGGAAGCACTGAGTATCTTAAACTCTGATGATGATGAACTATTAAGTTTACTGCAGGGTGCATTTACAATTCGCAAGCACTACTACGGAAAAAAAGTAAAGCTGAACATGATCATCAACACGAAGTCAGGTCTATGCCCTGAAAATTGCGGGTACTGTTCACAATCCAGTATTTCAACCGCGCCGATTGAAAAGTACCGCATGATGGACCGGGAAAGCATTCTTGCTGGAGCAGAAAGGGCTTATAATCTGAAGGTAGGCACATACTGCATCGTGGCAAGCGGTCGGGGACCATCTGAAAAAGAATTGGACACGGTTGTATCTGCAGTGAAAGACATAAAAGAACATTATGGACTTAAAGTATGTGCGTGTCTTGGTCTTTTAAAGCCAAATCAGGCCTCACGCTTAAAAGAAGCAGGAGTTGACCGCTACAATCACAATATCAATACATCAAAGGAACATCACGAATCGATTACAACATCCCATACATATGATAACCGTGTTGAAACGATAGAAGCTGTCAAGGCATCAGGGATCTCACCATGTTCAGGTGTCATCATCGGCATGAGAGAAACGAAAAAAGATGTCGTCAACATGGCATACAGCTTAAAGGTACTTGATGCAGACTCGATACCCGTTAACTTCCTTCATGCGATTGACGGCACTCCGCTTGAGGGGACAGACGACCTTGATCCGCGCTATTGCCTGAAGGTCCTTGCACTATTCCGTTTTATCAATCCGGCAAAAGAAATCCGCATCTCCGGGGGACGTGAAGTGAACCTTCGATCCCTTCAGCCGCTTGGGCTTTATGCTGCGAACTCTATTTTCGTCGGCGATTATTTAACGACTAAAGGCCAGGAAAGCACAAGTGACCATGAAATGCTGAAGGATTTAGGATTCGAAGTAGAGTTTGATTTTGAAGAAAATGAGGCGTTGACTGTATAA
- a CDS encoding M14 family zinc carboxypeptidase: MKKKSWKKILGTAVLASVFVFPQAGNMEAAKPSAGETLSTQGFIDYAELKQRLTQIEQSSSGKVSVDVAGYTNQGREIYTARVGEGDKVLLVQSEIHGNEKTGTAALLNTLQNIGSSNSAEASKIREEMTIVAIPMMNVDASELDRRGNDLSWQEVVERYPQLSSATPSWNYYTRVLQSDDYAANPGFDVNRDFHPDLNYVPNAADFPGASSKPGWYITPEAQTVRDVYKDLQAEFGKVDVFMDLHHQGFPYVGDTGEIATMSISAQFVPDPSSAEGAKYAQYAADYNYDFSRQLNVAAYEALQAKGDSVFTNISLYEQGLDLPGTALGSFALNGSGTVLFEVKGQTQNFGQKQKGMLVKTVETGLMGIINGVSDESVYTLDPEKYEAIPESTY, translated from the coding sequence TTGAAAAAAAAATCATGGAAAAAGATTTTAGGTACCGCTGTTTTAGCTTCTGTTTTTGTCTTTCCGCAGGCAGGAAACATGGAAGCCGCTAAACCATCTGCAGGCGAAACATTATCAACACAAGGTTTTATTGATTATGCGGAGCTTAAGCAAAGGCTTACTCAAATTGAGCAGAGCAGCAGCGGAAAAGTCTCTGTGGATGTGGCAGGCTATACGAATCAGGGGCGTGAAATTTACACGGCCAGAGTCGGTGAAGGAGACAAAGTTCTGCTCGTTCAAAGTGAAATTCATGGAAATGAAAAAACAGGAACCGCTGCATTATTGAATACGCTTCAAAACATTGGCTCAAGCAATTCTGCTGAAGCCAGTAAAATCAGAGAAGAAATGACGATTGTGGCCATTCCAATGATGAATGTGGATGCTTCTGAATTAGATCGCAGAGGAAATGATTTAAGCTGGCAGGAGGTCGTGGAAAGATACCCGCAATTAAGTTCAGCCACGCCATCATGGAACTATTATACGAGAGTCCTGCAAAGTGATGATTATGCAGCAAACCCAGGATTTGATGTAAACCGTGATTTTCATCCTGACTTAAACTATGTGCCAAATGCAGCTGATTTCCCTGGTGCTTCCAGCAAACCAGGCTGGTACATAACACCTGAAGCTCAAACAGTAAGAGACGTGTATAAAGATCTTCAGGCCGAGTTCGGTAAAGTCGATGTATTCATGGATCTTCATCATCAAGGATTTCCATATGTTGGGGACACAGGAGAAATCGCGACAATGTCAATCTCTGCACAGTTTGTTCCAGACCCAAGCTCAGCTGAAGGAGCAAAATATGCTCAATATGCAGCGGACTACAACTATGATTTCTCAAGACAGCTGAATGTTGCCGCATATGAAGCCCTTCAGGCAAAAGGAGATTCTGTATTCACGAATATCTCCCTGTATGAGCAAGGTCTTGATCTGCCGGGAACTGCACTTGGTTCATTTGCATTAAATGGAAGCGGAACCGTCCTTTTCGAAGTAAAAGGACAAACACAGAACTTTGGTCAAAAACAAAAAGGAATGCTCGTGAAAACAGTGGAAACTGGTTTAATGGGCATTATCAATGGCGTAAGTGATGAATCTGTATATACTCTTGATCCTGAAAAGTACGAAGCGATTCCTGAATCTACTTATTAA
- a CDS encoding aspartate aminotransferase family protein — MENNWSHLVAEMPDLLAPSMAKDHPNLPVVKAEGCYYYGLDGRKYLDFTSGIATANTGHRHPKVVQAIKDAADQLMHGPSGVIMYESILKLAKELKIVLPENLDCFFFANSGTEAIEGAIKLAKHVTKRPYVVSFIGCFHGRSLGALSVTTSKSKYRKFLQPNGLAYQVPYADVSGCPNGADPEVYCTEKLEKDFETLFNHQVTPEEVACMIVEPVLGEGGYIVPPKSWLKKIRDICSRHGILLIFDEVQTGFGRTGEWFASQAFDVVPDIMAIAKGIASGLPLSATVASKELMHQWPLGSHGTTFGGNPIACAAALATIEVLKEEKLIENSNKMGKYAVEKLRFLQRTSPVIGSVRAIGLMIGIEIVDPVTGKPDGEALMSILDRCLEKGVLFYLCGNHGEVIRMIPPLTISKDEIDHGLKVLEEAVYEYQSSHLSKALLNS; from the coding sequence ATGGAAAATAATTGGAGTCATTTAGTTGCAGAAATGCCGGATTTATTAGCGCCGAGCATGGCGAAGGATCACCCGAATCTGCCCGTCGTAAAGGCTGAAGGCTGTTATTACTACGGGCTTGACGGCCGAAAATATTTGGATTTTACATCAGGCATTGCGACAGCCAACACAGGACACAGACATCCTAAAGTAGTACAAGCCATTAAGGATGCAGCTGACCAGCTGATGCATGGTCCATCAGGCGTCATCATGTATGAATCAATTTTGAAGCTGGCAAAGGAATTAAAGATCGTTCTGCCTGAAAATCTCGATTGTTTTTTCTTCGCCAACAGCGGAACGGAAGCAATTGAAGGTGCGATAAAACTCGCAAAACACGTTACGAAAAGACCATATGTTGTATCGTTTATCGGCTGCTTTCATGGCCGTTCGCTCGGAGCACTAAGTGTGACAACTTCTAAAAGCAAATACCGTAAATTTCTGCAGCCAAATGGACTCGCTTATCAAGTTCCCTATGCAGATGTTTCAGGATGTCCTAATGGGGCTGATCCTGAGGTTTATTGCACGGAGAAATTAGAAAAAGATTTTGAAACATTGTTTAATCATCAAGTAACACCAGAAGAAGTCGCATGTATGATCGTTGAGCCGGTCCTTGGAGAAGGCGGATATATCGTTCCTCCGAAAAGCTGGCTGAAAAAAATAAGGGATATCTGCAGCAGGCATGGGATTCTCCTTATCTTTGATGAGGTTCAAACAGGCTTCGGACGGACGGGAGAATGGTTTGCTTCTCAAGCATTTGATGTTGTGCCCGATATTATGGCCATCGCAAAAGGAATAGCATCAGGTCTTCCATTGAGTGCTACTGTTGCTTCGAAAGAATTAATGCATCAATGGCCGCTTGGCAGTCACGGCACAACGTTTGGAGGCAACCCGATTGCATGTGCGGCAGCACTTGCAACCATTGAAGTGCTGAAAGAAGAGAAGCTCATTGAGAACTCTAATAAAATGGGCAAATATGCAGTGGAGAAGCTTAGATTTTTGCAAAGAACATCCCCTGTGATCGGAAGCGTACGCGCAATCGGTCTGATGATTGGAATTGAAATTGTTGACCCTGTAACAGGAAAACCAGACGGAGAAGCACTCATGTCCATTTTGGATCGCTGTCTGGAAAAAGGTGTGCTCTTTTATTTATGCGGTAATCATGGCGAAGTCATTCGGATGATCCCTCCGCTTACTATCAGCAAGGATGAAATTGATCATGGCCTCAAAGTATTAGAAGAAGCCGTTTATGAGTACCAAAGCTCTCATTTATCTAAGGCATTATTAAATTCGTAA
- a CDS encoding LysR family transcriptional regulator produces MYYDALKTFVTLAEIKNFTKTAENLRMSQPSVSLHIKNLEKEFQTTLFLRSPKFLQITPTGEILYDRAKRMITLYEQTRQDILEHQNSIKGELKIGASFTIGEYILPSLLLDLQNKYPELELQVLIGNTEEIIQSVRMHQVDIGLIEGQTNEKELSVHPFMQDELFIVSSRNHELASKNEVTFADLQNQPWVTREVGSGTREFLNHVIRTNGLKVKSLLTISSNQGIKETLINGMGLSFLSRSVIERDVQNKNLSIIKMKNQNFTRTLSYIYSPVIEDKKIVKTFIHALQQKWPSVQEPQNK; encoded by the coding sequence TTGTATTATGACGCATTAAAAACATTTGTGACCCTTGCAGAGATTAAGAACTTTACGAAAACAGCCGAAAATCTCCGTATGTCGCAGCCGAGTGTAAGCTTGCATATTAAAAATCTCGAAAAAGAATTTCAGACGACGTTATTTTTGCGTTCGCCAAAATTCCTGCAGATTACTCCGACAGGCGAGATTTTATATGATCGCGCAAAACGGATGATTACCCTTTACGAACAAACAAGACAGGATATTTTAGAGCATCAGAATTCGATAAAGGGAGAATTGAAAATTGGCGCCAGTTTTACCATCGGCGAGTATATTTTACCGTCTTTACTCCTTGACCTTCAAAATAAATACCCGGAGCTTGAGCTGCAGGTTCTTATCGGAAATACAGAAGAGATCATACAATCTGTCCGCATGCACCAAGTAGATATTGGCCTTATAGAAGGACAGACAAATGAAAAAGAGCTCTCTGTGCATCCATTTATGCAGGATGAGCTATTTATTGTTTCCTCCAGAAATCATGAGCTCGCTTCAAAAAATGAGGTGACATTCGCAGATCTTCAAAATCAGCCGTGGGTCACAAGAGAAGTAGGTTCAGGCACACGCGAATTCCTCAATCATGTGATCCGGACTAACGGATTAAAAGTGAAATCGCTTCTCACTATAAGCAGCAATCAGGGTATTAAGGAAACCCTGATTAATGGCATGGGACTATCCTTTCTATCAAGAAGTGTCATTGAAAGAGATGTACAGAATAAGAACCTGTCCATCATTAAAATGAAAAACCAGAATTTTACACGGACATTGTCTTATATTTATTCACCAGTCATTGAAGATAAGAAGATTGTAAAAACATTTATTCATGCTCTGCAGCAAAAATGGCCGAGTGTTCAAGAGCCTCAAAACAAATAA